In Chlamydia serpentis, the following are encoded in one genomic region:
- a CDS encoding DUF648 domain-containing protein translates to MLNFFSVIRIFPTYPRDNMFGNKQSTLLERIAAKVDCYFDIGYQNSVVFVMKQSDTIYYQKVSHKTTSLLSKRPGVCECVLKILSYLLIVPLLIALIFKCILRLLLHCLYYFEPCLPKPSEMLTEVKSGVRKVVQNLKPSTSKKQESAYPKIPGMRRGYSFR, encoded by the coding sequence GTGCTTAATTTCTTTTCTGTAATTAGAATTTTCCCAACCTATCCTAGAGACAACATGTTTGGGAACAAACAATCTACGCTATTAGAACGAATTGCGGCAAAAGTAGATTGTTATTTTGATATTGGGTATCAGAATAGCGTGGTATTTGTAATGAAACAATCCGATACAATCTATTATCAAAAAGTCTCTCATAAAACAACTTCTCTTCTTTCTAAGAGGCCTGGAGTTTGTGAATGTGTATTAAAGATTTTATCGTATTTATTGATAGTTCCTTTATTGATAGCTTTGATCTTTAAATGTATTCTTCGACTACTCCTGCATTGTCTGTATTACTTTGAGCCATGCCTCCCTAAACCCAGTGAGATGCTAACTGAAGTTAAAAGCGGGGTCAGAAAAGTGGTTCAAAATTTAAAGCCATCGACCTCTAAAAAACAGGAAAGTGCTTACCCTAAAATACCAGGAATGCGAAGAGGATACAGCTTTCGATAG
- a CDS encoding DUF648 domain-containing protein encodes MSISTFSPGVCPNWAASVMSKLDSYFCLGGKTTRVISYPLPSELTLAKEEHTEVSTIVKTLKIISFIIFFPLVIVALAIRYLLHKKFDRKCFYLPEGITKEEELILAANPKLVKKAALEVSPSFFALPKKYQVIKVEVVKEQVPKITFSINIDLILKDLDLQSIDWPTVHLYDDLDFTCHPEEKALIDKIRKIEGKDSKQMSLESKILLTRHLLEHIFVYSIKSSIKFDGGRDSFLPNIYKTNSGFTIWKQLFFNILSECFILTVVCVLLNRLLQLGLKLPPQPSPYYFDDRGFVLYWETARQTVLKDYGFIQD; translated from the coding sequence ATGAGTATATCTACTTTTTCTCCTGGCGTTTGCCCGAATTGGGCAGCCTCTGTTATGAGTAAACTGGATTCTTATTTTTGTTTAGGGGGCAAGACTACTCGAGTTATTTCTTACCCACTTCCTTCTGAGCTTACTTTAGCGAAGGAAGAACATACCGAAGTTTCTACAATAGTAAAGACCTTAAAGATTATTTCCTTTATCATCTTCTTCCCTCTTGTGATAGTTGCCCTAGCCATACGCTATCTCTTACACAAAAAATTTGATAGGAAGTGCTTCTATTTACCAGAAGGAATCACTAAAGAAGAAGAGCTTATCCTTGCTGCCAATCCTAAATTAGTTAAAAAAGCTGCTCTAGAGGTCTCTCCTTCATTCTTTGCACTTCCTAAAAAATATCAGGTTATAAAAGTTGAAGTTGTTAAAGAGCAAGTTCCTAAAATTACTTTCTCTATCAATATAGATCTGATCTTAAAAGACTTGGATCTGCAATCTATTGATTGGCCTACAGTACATCTATACGATGACTTAGACTTTACGTGTCATCCAGAAGAGAAAGCCCTAATTGATAAGATTCGTAAAATTGAAGGAAAGGATAGCAAGCAGATGAGTTTAGAGAGCAAAATACTCTTAACACGTCATCTCTTAGAACATATTTTTGTTTATAGTATTAAGTCGAGTATTAAATTTGATGGGGGTAGAGACTCATTTTTACCAAATATATATAAAACGAATTCAGGGTTTACTATATGGAAGCAACTCTTCTTTAACATCCTATCTGAATGCTTTATTTTGACCGTCGTCTGTGTACTATTGAATAGGCTATTACAACTCGGCTTAAAACTACCACCGCAACCAAGTCCTTATTATTTTGATGACAGAGGTTTCGTTTTATACTGGGAAACAGCGCGCCAAACTGTATTAAAGGATTATGGCTTTATCCAAGATTAG
- a CDS encoding adenosine deaminase, producing MLYNELLLQREDSRNITQILKDILLLLPKLNAISCTEAIIKDLPKADIHVHLPGTISPELAWILGVKNGFLKWSCGSWIDNRLLSPNNPHKKYSNIFLNFQDIRHNKYPKLSLLQYNIMHHDFNSFDKVMATVQGHRFPPGGIQSEEDLLLVLSNYLQQCLKDNIIYTEVQQNIRLAHILYPYLTKKYARMKFYKTLFNASQMFHRQGITLRFLNCFNKTFATKTTSKEPAQEAAQWLKEVNSEFPGLFVGIQSAGSESSPGACPQLLSSGYRIAYDLGLGCEAHAGEGTGFHYLQNTINTLPLHRIAHGFQAIENPDVIEAIRDRKITLVMAPIINLILGANLHSYHNGIKINKTRISSLNEHPFFDLFRQHGLKIALSSDNPQMGGISLQNTIMILCGLMPSSWSLPFPLGSSYQSPITLRELIELVINGITVAFAEEETKIVILKQVLAFLTSITNQKPLNPQFI from the coding sequence ATGCTGTATAACGAACTTCTTCTTCAAAGAGAAGACTCTCGAAATATAACTCAGATACTTAAAGATATCCTTTTATTGTTGCCAAAGCTAAACGCGATTTCTTGCACAGAAGCTATTATTAAAGATCTCCCCAAAGCAGATATTCATGTTCATCTTCCTGGAACAATCTCACCTGAACTAGCTTGGATTTTAGGTGTGAAAAATGGCTTTTTAAAATGGTCTTGCGGTTCTTGGATCGACAATCGACTCCTATCTCCCAATAATCCTCATAAAAAATATTCGAATATTTTCTTAAATTTTCAAGACATCCGTCACAATAAATACCCAAAATTAAGTTTATTGCAATATAACATTATGCATCACGATTTTAATAGTTTTGATAAAGTCATGGCTACAGTACAAGGACATCGATTTCCTCCTGGAGGTATCCAAAGCGAAGAAGACCTTCTTCTTGTTCTCAGTAACTATCTCCAACAATGTCTCAAAGATAATATTATCTATACAGAAGTCCAACAGAATATCCGTCTTGCCCATATTTTATATCCTTATCTTACAAAGAAGTATGCTCGGATGAAATTTTATAAGACACTATTTAATGCGTCACAAATGTTTCATAGACAAGGAATTACCCTACGTTTCTTAAATTGTTTCAATAAAACTTTTGCCACCAAAACAACCTCTAAAGAACCAGCTCAAGAAGCAGCTCAATGGCTCAAAGAAGTCAATTCTGAGTTTCCTGGGTTATTCGTAGGAATACAGTCTGCAGGATCAGAATCTTCTCCGGGGGCTTGCCCACAATTATTATCTTCAGGATATAGAATTGCTTACGATCTGGGACTTGGTTGTGAAGCCCATGCTGGAGAGGGGACAGGCTTTCACTACCTTCAAAATACAATTAATACACTTCCACTACATCGTATTGCTCATGGATTTCAGGCAATTGAAAATCCTGACGTAATTGAAGCGATCCGCGATCGTAAGATTACCCTAGTCATGGCTCCTATAATAAATTTAATTTTAGGAGCAAATTTACATAGCTACCATAATGGTATTAAGATAAATAAGACTCGTATTTCAAGTCTAAATGAGCATCCATTTTTCGATCTCTTTAGACAGCATGGCCTAAAAATAGCTCTGAGCTCCGATAACCCTCAAATGGGGGGAATTTCTTTGCAAAATACGATAATGATTCTCTGCGGACTGATGCCATCAAGCTGGAGCTTACCCTTTCCACTAGGATCTAGCTATCAATCTCCCATAACACTTAGAGAACTTATAGAGCTGGTGATAAATGGAATCACTGTAGCATTTGCCGAAGAAGAAACTAAAATAGTTATATTAAAACAGGTTTTAGCCTTTCTTACTTCTATAACAAATCAAAAGCCTTTAAATCCTCAATTCATTTGA
- the guaA gene encoding glutamine-hydrolyzing GMP synthase, with amino-acid sequence MISIVIIDFGSQYTYVLAKQIRKLSVYCEVVPSNISAKSLKEKAPLGIILSGGPHSVYDNNSPSLDREIYQLDIPILGICYGMQLIARDFRGTVSLGTGEFGYTLITLYSSDLFQNLVPYQSLDTKIRMSHRDHVTSLPPGFNVIASTSQCPISGIENKTRRLYGLQFHPEVSDSNSVGNQILKTFVQNICCASTNWNTSYIHQDVINTIQDTIGEDEKVILGLSGGVDSSVTAVLLHQAIGDRLVCVFVDTGLLRKHEVEEVKEQFTTLGLNLVIKNAAEYFYQKLTDVIDPEEKRKTLGSTFIEVFDDIAQSLNVQWLAQGTIYSDVIESSRSGYSSEIIKSHHNVGGLPKNLKLKLIEPLRYLFKDEVRILGEALGLPKDLLNKHPFPGPGLAIRVIGKILPEYLNILRQADEIFIEELKKSKLYHRVSQAFALFLPIKSVSVKGDCRSYGYTIALRAVESLDFMTAQWAHLPFDFLSWCSSRIINEIPEVSRVVYDISDKPPGTIEWE; translated from the coding sequence TTGATTTCAATAGTTATCATAGATTTTGGATCTCAGTATACTTACGTATTAGCAAAGCAAATCCGCAAATTATCAGTATACTGTGAGGTTGTTCCATCGAATATCTCTGCGAAGTCTTTAAAAGAAAAAGCTCCTTTAGGGATCATTCTTTCTGGAGGCCCTCACTCTGTCTATGACAATAACTCTCCAAGTTTAGATCGTGAAATCTATCAACTCGATATCCCAATCCTAGGTATTTGCTATGGTATGCAACTTATAGCTAGAGATTTTAGAGGAACCGTAAGTCTTGGAACTGGTGAATTTGGTTATACGTTAATTACTCTATACTCTTCGGACCTCTTTCAAAATCTGGTTCCTTACCAGTCCTTAGATACAAAAATTCGTATGAGCCACCGCGATCATGTGACATCACTTCCTCCAGGATTTAATGTCATTGCCTCTACTTCTCAATGTCCCATCTCAGGGATAGAAAATAAAACGCGAAGACTATACGGATTACAATTTCATCCTGAGGTTTCTGACTCTAATTCAGTAGGAAATCAGATATTAAAAACCTTTGTTCAAAATATTTGCTGTGCTTCAACTAATTGGAATACTTCTTATATACACCAAGACGTTATAAACACAATTCAAGATACTATAGGAGAAGATGAAAAGGTGATTTTAGGGCTTTCTGGAGGCGTCGATTCTTCAGTAACAGCAGTATTATTACATCAAGCTATTGGTGATAGGTTAGTCTGTGTATTCGTAGATACTGGGCTCTTACGAAAACACGAAGTTGAGGAAGTGAAAGAGCAATTTACTACTCTTGGACTCAATTTAGTTATTAAAAATGCCGCCGAATATTTTTATCAAAAACTTACAGATGTTATAGATCCTGAAGAAAAAAGGAAAACACTTGGATCCACGTTCATTGAAGTGTTTGACGATATTGCTCAATCATTAAATGTGCAGTGGCTAGCTCAAGGAACGATTTATTCAGACGTTATTGAGTCTTCTCGCTCAGGATATTCTTCAGAAATCATAAAATCACATCATAATGTAGGAGGTCTTCCCAAAAACCTTAAACTTAAACTCATCGAACCCTTACGCTACTTATTTAAAGATGAAGTCCGCATTTTAGGGGAGGCCTTAGGCCTGCCCAAGGATCTCCTAAATAAGCACCCCTTTCCTGGACCAGGTTTGGCAATTCGCGTTATAGGAAAGATCCTTCCTGAATACCTAAATATTTTAAGACAAGCTGATGAGATCTTTATCGAAGAACTCAAAAAATCCAAACTGTATCATAGAGTAAGTCAAGCATTTGCTCTTTTTCTTCCTATCAAATCTGTATCTGTCAAAGGAGATTGTAGAAGTTACGGTTATACCATAGCTTTGCGTGCTGTAGAATCCTTAGACTTTATGACAGCACAATGGGCACACCTTCCTTTTGATTTTCTTAGCTGGTGTTCATCACGGATTATTAATGAGATACCAGAGGTGAGTAGAGTAGTTTACGATATTTCAGACAAGCCACCAGGAACTATAGAATGGGAATAG
- the guaB gene encoding IMP dehydrogenase, with translation MIATEEALTFDDVLLIPQYSEILPSEVCLKTAISKTLILDIPILSAAMDSVTETDMAIALAQEGGLGILHKNMSEIEQSSSVRKIKENLSDALVGAAIGTGLQGISRATNLVEAGVDVLVIDTAHGHSKAVFQTALEIKSLFPQITLIVGNIVTAEAALFLAEIGVDAVKVGIGPGSICTTRIVSGVGYPQITAIINVAKALKGFPVTIIADGGMCYSGDIVKALAAGAHSVMLGSMLAGTNEAPGEIIYIDEQPFKMYRGMGSLGAMEKGSADRYFQKQGEKKFVPEGVEGLLHFKGPVYNVLYQILGGLRSGMGYLGAKSLQDLRDRASFVRVTQSGRAESHIHNIQKVQPSPNYLIS, from the coding sequence ATGATTGCAACAGAAGAAGCTCTAACTTTTGATGATGTTCTTCTAATTCCCCAGTATTCTGAAATACTTCCTTCTGAAGTGTGTTTGAAAACGGCCATTTCAAAAACTCTTATCTTAGACATTCCTATTCTTTCAGCAGCAATGGATTCTGTAACTGAAACAGATATGGCGATTGCTTTAGCACAAGAGGGAGGATTAGGCATATTACATAAAAATATGAGCGAAATAGAACAAAGCTCATCTGTTCGAAAAATTAAGGAAAATCTTTCTGATGCCCTTGTAGGGGCAGCTATAGGTACTGGTCTTCAAGGAATTTCAAGAGCTACAAATCTTGTGGAGGCTGGGGTAGATGTCTTAGTTATTGACACCGCACACGGACATTCTAAAGCCGTATTTCAAACAGCTTTGGAGATAAAATCTTTGTTCCCACAAATTACTTTAATTGTTGGAAACATTGTTACAGCTGAAGCAGCATTATTCTTAGCAGAAATTGGAGTTGATGCTGTTAAGGTTGGCATTGGTCCAGGATCAATCTGCACAACTAGAATCGTTTCTGGAGTTGGATATCCACAAATTACAGCAATTATAAACGTAGCAAAGGCCCTTAAAGGCTTCCCTGTGACTATAATTGCTGATGGGGGAATGTGTTATTCTGGCGATATTGTTAAGGCACTGGCAGCAGGAGCGCATAGCGTGATGTTAGGAAGCATGCTTGCAGGCACTAATGAAGCTCCTGGAGAGATTATTTATATTGATGAACAACCTTTTAAAATGTATCGGGGTATGGGCTCTTTAGGAGCTATGGAAAAAGGAAGTGCTGACCGCTACTTTCAAAAACAGGGAGAAAAAAAATTTGTTCCCGAAGGTGTTGAAGGACTTCTTCACTTTAAGGGACCTGTTTATAATGTTCTGTATCAAATTTTAGGGGGTTTACGCTCAGGCATGGGATATCTTGGAGCTAAAAGCCTTCAAGATTTAAGGGATAGGGCATCCTTTGTTAGAGTAACTCAATCTGGAAGAGCCGAAAGTCATATTCACAATATTCAGAAAGTTCAACCATCTCCTAATTATTTAATAAGTTAA
- a CDS encoding MAC/perforin domain-containing protein: MNLPNCISQNTTTIMYPLNIFDPRLSDSLNGLRKGPPLETENALAEFIESLSPSSFPLEEVAIPIAPGYHPKFYLCFKNRDDLGVYYEILDGVFLNTVAACLIENSLLIDSMSEELLSQIQEALLRSSETGSRYFIGPESHKDLLTGFNSFELVKNVSFLGRALNLVTIDPVNILNSLGSYCALDYSFNEETAVPSSDSRLGLPPGTKFLPQYRADVAVSTSVFEEKTSFSNTFSTTVTVNVPYGLKNTECSVGCFKENSKEIVVVKRQIFPSYAPKLPDLVKKYKRSAKILINKINFGNIWRNQAKSQILTEGDVRLDLQGLDSSKFNYQIQVGTHTISSVLIDRPIADIKISSEQTYAIRKIKSGFQQSLDDCHIYQVSFKSTVLDGLGDPSFLGSSSEEDDDPMDEVDGEEASKEAAFSASFSYEFVRSNTRESKNTVTHSKATRTLYTLKQDCSYDPSKLKLDDEFRYWVEKKLDVNNPDSLDAFIKEVGTHYTTSVTYGGVGFQVLKMSYLQVEELQREKITVTAAAASSLLKSKTSNETEKGYSSYQSESSSQTVFLGGTVLPDLQQDRLDFKDWSDSVFNEPIPLEISVSPITDLLTPQFFPSQDVQVLAKKKSALGKVIFNYLESHKPKEDPKPSIITSGFNSSSSTFTLMASHNPKAVTLPYIDYWSYVPYLFPTLKETSHARPLTFYLRLENMFEQQNLVHNTSYILASLLVRTGYWGSSYVEYDALSFYGSWPQAYFDWPGYQDRCTWTLEKLNTTGDLFIRSGDEIRLKHNASGEYLATTSMADGYHTLTRTKNSSDAVFIIKT; this comes from the coding sequence ATGAACCTTCCTAACTGTATTTCTCAAAATACTACAACTATTATGTATCCCTTGAATATCTTTGATCCCAGATTAAGTGATAGCTTAAATGGACTTAGAAAAGGCCCCCCCTTGGAAACAGAAAATGCACTTGCAGAATTCATTGAAAGTCTAAGTCCATCTAGCTTTCCTTTAGAAGAAGTTGCGATTCCTATAGCTCCGGGTTATCACCCCAAATTCTATCTCTGTTTTAAAAACAGAGATGATTTAGGAGTCTACTATGAAATTTTAGATGGTGTGTTTTTAAATACAGTTGCAGCTTGTCTTATAGAGAACTCTCTCTTAATAGATTCTATGAGTGAAGAACTTCTTAGTCAGATCCAGGAAGCTTTATTAAGGAGCTCTGAAACTGGTAGTCGTTATTTTATAGGGCCAGAAAGTCATAAAGATCTGTTAACAGGATTCAATTCTTTTGAACTTGTAAAGAACGTCAGTTTTTTAGGAAGGGCATTAAACCTTGTTACAATAGATCCTGTGAATATTCTTAATAGCTTAGGATCTTATTGTGCTTTAGACTACTCTTTTAATGAGGAGACAGCAGTTCCTAGCTCTGACAGTAGACTAGGGCTGCCCCCAGGAACTAAGTTCCTTCCACAATACAGAGCAGACGTAGCTGTAAGCACTTCTGTTTTCGAAGAAAAAACCTCATTCTCCAACACGTTTTCTACAACAGTAACTGTTAATGTTCCTTATGGTTTAAAGAACACTGAATGTAGCGTTGGATGTTTTAAAGAAAACTCTAAGGAAATTGTAGTAGTGAAGCGACAGATTTTCCCTAGTTATGCTCCAAAACTTCCTGATCTAGTTAAGAAATATAAAAGATCAGCAAAGATTTTAATAAATAAAATAAATTTCGGTAATATTTGGCGTAATCAAGCTAAAAGTCAAATTCTTACTGAAGGAGATGTTCGTTTAGATTTACAAGGACTCGATAGTAGTAAATTTAACTATCAGATTCAAGTAGGAACTCATACCATTTCTTCAGTTTTGATTGATCGACCCATTGCAGATATCAAGATTTCTTCTGAACAAACCTATGCTATTCGGAAGATTAAATCAGGTTTTCAGCAGAGTTTAGATGACTGTCATATTTATCAAGTAAGTTTTAAGTCTACTGTACTAGATGGTTTAGGTGATCCTTCATTCTTAGGGAGCTCATCAGAGGAAGACGACGATCCTATGGATGAGGTTGATGGAGAAGAAGCTTCTAAAGAAGCTGCATTTTCAGCTAGTTTTTCCTATGAATTTGTACGTTCAAACACCCGAGAGTCTAAAAATACGGTCACACACTCAAAAGCTACCCGTACTTTATACACTTTAAAGCAGGATTGCTCTTACGATCCAAGTAAACTTAAACTGGACGATGAATTCCGTTATTGGGTAGAAAAAAAACTCGATGTGAATAATCCTGATTCTTTAGATGCCTTCATTAAAGAAGTTGGAACACACTACACAACTTCTGTAACTTATGGTGGTGTAGGTTTCCAAGTATTAAAGATGTCCTATCTCCAAGTAGAAGAATTACAGAGAGAGAAAATTACTGTAACAGCTGCTGCTGCTAGCTCTTTATTAAAGAGTAAGACATCTAATGAAACAGAGAAAGGTTATTCTTCTTATCAGTCTGAATCATCATCACAAACAGTATTTTTAGGTGGAACGGTATTACCCGATCTTCAACAGGATCGATTAGATTTCAAAGATTGGTCGGATAGTGTGTTCAATGAACCTATTCCTCTGGAGATTAGTGTCTCTCCAATCACAGATCTTCTTACCCCACAGTTTTTCCCTTCTCAAGATGTTCAGGTTTTAGCAAAGAAGAAATCAGCTCTTGGTAAAGTCATTTTTAATTATTTGGAGAGTCATAAACCTAAAGAGGATCCCAAACCAAGTATTATTACCTCAGGATTTAATTCGTCATCCTCAACGTTTACTCTTATGGCGTCGCATAATCCTAAAGCAGTTACTTTGCCTTATATAGATTACTGGTCTTACGTTCCCTATCTTTTCCCAACTCTTAAAGAAACTTCACATGCCCGACCTTTAACATTTTATTTGCGGTTGGAGAATATGTTTGAGCAACAAAATCTTGTGCACAACACGTCATATATTTTAGCTTCTTTATTAGTAAGAACAGGATATTGGGGAAGTTCGTATGTAGAATATGATGCACTATCATTTTATGGTTCTTGGCCTCAGGCATATTTTGACTGGCCTGGATATCAAGACAGATGTACTTGGACTTTAGAAAAACTGAATACAACTGGAGATCTTTTTATTCGTTCCGGAGATGAAATACGTTTGAAGCACAATGCATCTGGAGAATATCTTGCGACTACTAGTATGGCTGATGGTTATCATACGTTAACTCGAACTAAGAATTCCAGTGATGCTGTCTTTATAATTAAGACATAA
- a CDS encoding gamma-glutamylcyclotransferase family protein, with the protein MNSLAYLTCFTVFLGFSLCSLSSCKQKYSFTKENTSNTKGFFVNGNRNISQLPHYPSAFRAAQIFSQEHNDPEIIAKIDEESRRIWREIHKNLKIVTSYIPVSTYGSLMHPKSAALTLKIYRPYPIWINGYERSFNIDTGLYLKNGSRRRTSQDGPENRAVLNLVKAPGRRCNAIGLEMTEEDFVTARKREGIYSLYPVEICSYPEGSPCGIAYAWIADESVCSKDVFPIKGYYSLVWESVSSPEFKNTFGDSFSEDYLRSTFLANGISILCIHESYKQFAPQP; encoded by the coding sequence ATGAACTCACTAGCCTATCTTACTTGTTTTACTGTGTTTCTAGGATTTAGCCTGTGTTCTCTTTCGTCATGTAAACAAAAGTACTCTTTTACTAAGGAGAATACATCAAATACCAAAGGGTTCTTTGTGAATGGCAATAGAAATATTTCGCAACTGCCTCACTACCCTTCAGCATTTCGTGCAGCACAGATATTTTCTCAAGAACACAACGATCCAGAGATTATAGCTAAGATCGATGAAGAGTCGCGTAGAATTTGGAGAGAAATTCATAAAAATCTTAAAATTGTAACTTCCTATATTCCTGTATCTACTTATGGGAGTCTAATGCATCCAAAATCGGCAGCCCTTACATTAAAAATATATCGTCCTTACCCCATCTGGATAAACGGATATGAACGCTCCTTTAATATCGATACAGGATTATACTTAAAAAATGGAAGTCGTCGGAGAACTTCTCAAGATGGTCCGGAAAATCGAGCAGTTCTTAATCTAGTTAAAGCTCCTGGACGACGGTGTAATGCTATAGGCCTAGAAATGACTGAAGAAGACTTTGTAACAGCTAGAAAGCGAGAAGGAATCTATAGTCTATATCCTGTTGAAATCTGCTCCTATCCTGAAGGAAGTCCTTGTGGAATAGCCTATGCTTGGATTGCAGATGAGAGCGTTTGTTCAAAAGATGTTTTTCCCATCAAGGGGTATTATTCTTTAGTTTGGGAGAGTGTTTCTTCTCCAGAGTTTAAGAATACTTTTGGTGATTCTTTCTCTGAAGACTACCTTCGAAGTACATTTTTAGCAAATGGGATCTCTATATTATGTATTCATGAAAGCTATAAACAGTTCGCTCCTCAACCTTAG
- a CDS encoding DUF648 domain-containing protein translates to MKLFNNSYYSLNSHHEKPTCLEKAVVRLDSYFYWGEITTDVLARDDLSKELYCVRRPGRALSTKEKILKIISWIFFPVVLIVLALRYILHKILNLNYKTIFIQNTIASESYPPNVIKSQKIVREIYFDQAKENATEANRILKDKGIRILDIYPENNHIVFTFSIENYPTVSFTFVASKFNEVNGTSKVLDNILVEAMVRRTHARNLLAAHKIQKFEVPKVIGLNLKSGLLVSKLDLERTNLQPLTEDFLRNPTRLENSEDPFTNINSKRRLAIINDCIDKYLYFAIKSGRSGIVPGQKKMVLNVNSETTSNYSCVVQSIGFFHNQSFDEKQKQQAASIRKILKAVPPSFLKGLIMKLPRSLRKDWKFMWSLISPQLSHTLNLSASIHIKGKHHLLYEQKLELVQEYLAFLAKRKITQDPKTGRHCTVVQKFGGITIDAKTIAGELFHNADTSEPEYNKPCLGESILNQLITFGIIRGYENQKREVWIYLD, encoded by the coding sequence ATGAAACTTTTTAATAATAGTTATTATTCTTTAAACTCTCATCATGAAAAACCAACCTGTTTAGAGAAAGCTGTCGTAAGGCTTGACTCTTATTTTTATTGGGGAGAGATAACTACAGATGTCCTGGCTAGAGACGATCTTTCTAAAGAGCTGTATTGCGTTAGACGTCCTGGAAGAGCACTAAGTACAAAAGAAAAAATTCTGAAGATAATATCTTGGATTTTCTTTCCTGTGGTTCTTATTGTTCTAGCTCTACGATATATTTTACATAAAATATTAAACCTCAATTATAAAACTATCTTTATTCAAAATACTATAGCCTCTGAAAGTTACCCACCGAATGTTATAAAATCACAAAAGATCGTAAGAGAGATATACTTTGATCAGGCAAAAGAAAATGCTACAGAAGCCAACCGGATCTTAAAAGATAAAGGCATCCGTATACTAGACATATATCCGGAAAATAATCATATAGTATTTACTTTTAGTATAGAGAATTACCCAACTGTTAGTTTTACTTTTGTAGCTTCTAAATTTAATGAAGTCAACGGTACATCAAAAGTTTTGGACAATATTCTTGTAGAGGCTATGGTACGTAGAACCCATGCAAGAAATCTTCTTGCAGCACATAAAATTCAAAAATTTGAAGTTCCTAAAGTCATTGGACTCAACCTAAAATCTGGCCTACTCGTTTCCAAATTAGATCTTGAAAGAACAAACTTACAACCACTAACTGAAGACTTCCTCAGAAATCCTACACGTTTAGAAAACTCGGAGGACCCTTTTACTAATATTAATTCAAAACGTCGTCTTGCAATAATCAACGATTGTATTGATAAATACCTGTATTTTGCTATCAAATCAGGGCGTTCTGGAATAGTTCCAGGCCAAAAGAAAATGGTATTAAATGTAAATAGTGAAACGACTAGCAATTATTCTTGTGTAGTACAATCTATCGGATTTTTCCATAATCAAAGTTTCGATGAAAAGCAAAAGCAGCAGGCCGCATCAATACGAAAAATTTTAAAAGCAGTACCTCCAAGTTTTTTAAAAGGATTAATAATGAAATTACCAAGGTCTCTAAGGAAAGACTGGAAATTCATGTGGTCTTTAATTTCTCCTCAATTGAGTCATACCTTAAATTTATCCGCTTCTATTCATATTAAGGGAAAACACCACCTCTTATACGAACAAAAATTAGAGTTAGTACAAGAATACTTAGCATTTTTAGCTAAACGCAAGATTACCCAAGATCCTAAAACAGGACGTCATTGTACAGTGGTTCAAAAATTTGGCGGCATAACTATAGATGCCAAAACAATTGCCGGCGAACTTTTTCATAACGCAGACACGTCAGAACCAGAATACAACAAACCTTGTTTAGGAGAGAGCATTCTAAACCAACTAATTACCTTCGGCATTATTAGGGGTTATGAGAATCAGAAGAGAGAAGTTTGGATTTATTTAGACTAA